Sequence from the Amaranthus tricolor cultivar Red isolate AtriRed21 chromosome 1, ASM2621246v1, whole genome shotgun sequence genome:
agagaaatttaattaatatttttgacacatatttagaagataaaatatatccatgtgagatttcgttagattcgtcttaatttatacttttttattatgtatttattataattttttattatgtatatttagagatattgagatttaaaatttacattaaaaattgtataaaaagtaaatggaaaaaaaaaaaagaagggattaCAATTTAATATACCATCCTTATTAGAATTAGTGGGAGTTGATCAGTAGTGTTTAtctttcttttaattaatatcacttttttttagtgaaaataagtaaaaaggaaaatcaaatttaagaataagattaaataaataaatgatataaataaggtcctgttttttttttttgtttttttttttaaaatttttactgatctatctaattttttaatgattgtGACTGATTTTTACTCATCAAACTGtttttattgattgttattgGTTTTTAGTTAAAAAACTATAACTAGGttttactaattaaaactaattttatttgtttgaaattgatttttactgaccataactgatttttacttatttttaccgattttttaatttttaaaggtgAACTAAAAAGAGCCTAAATGTTTAAAATTGAGGGAGAATAAGTTTGTGAATGAAATAATTGCCAAAAACGAAATGGTAATAAATCAATtggacaaactaaaataaaaaatggcgTTGATTGAGATAGATAAATGGATTACTATTTAATCATTTtgtatgttttaaaaataattgtttgTTGGTGCTGTTGGTTACTTTGACCAGTTGAAAATATTTGTTGATATGCCAACTATTATATAGATGTTTggtaagtattatttatttattgttggccattaattaaagaaaaaagtagGCTAAAAGCGAAATGTCAATGGATAAAATCTATTATTTGTAactttttggttttgatttaaAGTCAGCTTTTCAATTAACTTGATGGCCATGAATAAACACCCgattatttattttgcaaatacTCCAATCTGGTATCCGATTTAAAAtccaaaatatttatttttttaaaaataggtTAAATAATCCGATTTAAaaatgtgcagagaaagactttcgacgcccctgtgaggagggtaaaAAGAATTTTAGTAGAGGGTGGAGTCGAGGAAGACTCAGGAGAACTTGGAATGTGCAAATAAAAGTTAACTTGCATGAGTTACAACTCTCTGAGGACCTAAtcagggataggggtagttagAGGCGCCTTataaatgttttagattactgaTTTCCTATTCGCTTACGTGTTGGTGTTCTTGTTCTCTTAGTCTTCTCGAGTTAGGGGACTCTTTTATctgcactctcctttatgggtatgagttgccgctgtCCTTCCCGTTTCAGatcatgactataattttttataagaaggATATActaaatatgatgatgatgattcagatcagatatttaattatttatatggtCCCAAATGAAAGGGAGATAGAAGGTCGAAAGATTGAAGAGGACGTGGTGAATTTGGGGATGAGCAGCCGCCTAGCATAGAATGGCGAACCCATACCCCCATATAAACTCATGTTTGCATGGGAAACAAGCATGATTATTCACGTTCCCTTATTTTAGTTACTCacttctttcttttttattttaaaatatttacaattttttagtGAATTTATTGAATCTATGGCCTATATAGGAAAAAATTCATCGGGTAAATTAAATATTCAAGGTAGTATTAAATTTAAGATATAAAGATTATacacatttattatttatacttACCTATCAAAATAAAGCATATTCAATTATATCAATTAATCATCAATTGTTATTGGCATTATAAGTTGTAGAAAGTCTCTTGTAAGACGGCTTAGCTTAAGTCGTGCGATTAACCCAGGTTTAgtaaattatttctttttttttttttaattttaacacaCTACTTTTGAAACATAAAAGACCAATATCAAAGTTTTTTAATACCAATTTCAATGGTTGAGTCATCCTACTTTGAAGTTAGAAtgagaaattttaaaattttaaattatttttttaagtcttaaaattagttttttaaatcttaaaattggtattaaatTTTGTCGACCCTATAAGACACTTCTCAcaagtgagacggtctcacccaaGATTTTGTGATTGAATTGTGGTAATAGAATTGATTCGTAGCGTAAATTTGTGAAATGTACCACGCCAGTTTCACGGTATTGAAAAgttgtttataaaaaaattatttacagtTTTTCATACTGTTTAATACAACAGCTCCAAAAGATTATTAAAGTAgaataaacataattattaaagttatcaaaagatttttcaatcaaaattacactaagtgTTTATTATCGTTTCCATTATTTGATAATGACCATTAAACGTCATAAAAACATTACCTTGTTGAGGAAGATATTCCAAATCATCAAAGTGATTCACTTGACATTAGTCGGAGAAAATTAATTAGGGAGTATACTAAATTAGGATTATTGTATAAACTAAAAACAACATCAAGTATCTCATGCACCTTttccaaaaattaatcaataattttttttagttaattatttaataactaAACATCAAGTAATTAAGCTCTAATTTTCACATAAACAATAAATTGAGCTAAGGATATAAAAGGGACACAAACATTAAATAAAGTTTAACAATTAATGTTAGAATTAAGGGTTCATCCCTCTTAAttctttgattttaatttatacaaCTTAAATTTCGGTACTTGCCTTGGAGTTAGCCAACTAATTCCTCCATATGCGACCATAATATACTTCACTAATCACTACCAACATCACTcaatatttacaaaaaatagtaaaaaattagaataattttttactttttgtttatttttattttacgtaTAAAAATTCAGAGccaaaaagaaaataactaaactaaatcaaaagtaactttcaaataaaaaaaagttaaatcaaaaataatctacgtaaaataatatttaaaacctCTTAATTTATGGAGTTTTGTACAGTTAAACATTCTAAACATACTCAAAAGTCAAAATCACCTTAGACATTTATAGTATCCTCATGAGAAGTAATTTCTAAGcaaaatgaaactaaattaaGCAACATTTTAATTAATAGCATAGAATTATGTAATATGTTCTAGTTCATCTAGGAAGATTTTAGTGTAGACGACCAACAAATTCAAGAgagattattataatttatgtgTTCTTTCTTAATTCTTAGAGTGCCTTATAATCCAACTCCATGTCCAACAAGTTTCAAAGAGAAAAGTTAGGGATGGAATCTCATTAATGCTATGCATACCTCTATGTCTAATGTGAAACACTAAAAGCATCTTATATGCTTATTAGGTAACACATATATTTTGTAGATTAGAAATTAAAACTAAGGCTGTCAAACAGATTAAGTCAGGTCAAATTCATGTTCGTATTTAGGTCATAAATAAATCAGATCAACCTAATTTCGACCAACTGAACTTGTTTgaagtttttattttcattttagagTCTTTAACATTGAATACATATAATTCTTTAAGCGTCAAGTTCGGATTCAAGCCCACACCCGTTGGGTCTAGAAAAATTGAACCATACCTTAAAATTGAGATCAGATCTGTGGTGGGTCAAACAAAATCTTAGAACCATAATTATCCTCAATTCTCTccctaaaatttatttaattatgatTATATTTATTTGGTTTAAATTTATGAAAAGGGTCATAAGTCATAACCTTTTGGCTAAACAAAGAgaacatttaaataaaagttgaaAAACCTTTTGAACTCTAATttgaagagaaaaataaaagtagGATTTGGTGGAGCCATAAGCAATGATAATCAAATGATTAAAATGAATCAAAGAATGATTAAGAGCACCTTCTAATGGGCAGGTGCTACAAAATCATGCAACTCAACAACAAGGGTATAATGTAGTTTTGTATTTAAGatacttattattatttccATGCAACAATAATAcatctaaaatatatattattcattatttgaataaaagcaaagaattttcatataattaatatattgaagtaataataaaatcttaaaagaatattttttctattattataattaaaataaaattctatgAGGTCTTGTATGACAAGCCATATCACATGCTAAATCATATTCCTTATGAGAGTAAGACCACCTTCCCTTATTTAAAGCTCTCATCCCCTCCCATCCTCCCTACACTTTCTCATTTCTTCTAACAAAAAAACCATATTCTCCTTCTTTTCACTCTTTTTCTCTTCTATTAAACTTCTCTATCTTTTCGAATTAAGACTCTGACGTTATTGTTATCAGTCAGAAAAACCTTACATTAACaccttaaatatatatacttaattTACGTTTCCATCATGGATAAGGTGTTTAATAGTGCTGCATTCATAGCAAAAACAACCTCAGCCAACCACGACGAGTTTTTGGCAAGGCGTTGTGTATGGGTGAACGGGCCAGTGATAGTCGGAGCAGGCCCATCGGGCCTAGCTGTGGCTGCAGGGCTAAAAGAACAGGGTGTGCCTTACATTGTGCTGGAACGAGCCAATTGCATCGCCTCCCTATGGCAATCGCGAACATATGACCGCCTTAAACTACACCTTCCTAAGCAATTCTGTCAACTTCCAAAATTCCCATTTCCTGATGAGTATCCTGAGTACCCTTCTAAAGATCAGTTCATAAACTACCTTGAATCTTATGCTAAACACTTTGATATTCAACCACAGTTCAATGAATCAGTGCAATCTGCTGAGTATGATGAAACTTGTGGTCTTTGGAGGATTCGAACTGCCTTAGGGAACGATCAATCAACCAATAAGCGCGAGGTTGAGTACATTTGCCGGTGGATTGTTGTTGCTACAGGGGAGAATGCTGAGAAAGTTGTGCCTAAGTTTTTTGGATTCCATGAATTTGGTGGTGATATTATTCATGCTTGTGAGTATAAATCCGGTGAAAAATATCGCGGTAAGAAAGTTTTGGTTGTTGGGTGCGGGAATTCAGGCATGGAAGTCTCCCTTGATCTTTGCAACTACGATGCTACACCCTTCCTTTGTGTTCGTAGCTCGGTAAGTCAACATGCACGATAATTTTTAGGCTTTGACGTTTAGTCTTAGGCGCCCTGTGCAGTTGAGCACCTTGCTCGTTGTGCAGTCGAACACTTTGCTCTCTGACGCTCAATCTTAGGGTCCCTATGCAGTCGAGCACATTGCTCTCTGACGTTTAATCTTAAGGGTCCTGTGCAATCAAGCGCCTTGCTTGCTGTGCAGTTGAGCACTTTGCTCTCTGACGTTTAATCTTAAGGGCCCTATGCAGTCGAGCACCTTACTCTCTGTGCAGTCGAGCACCATGCTCTCTATGCAGTTGAGCATTTTACTCTTTGACGTTTAATCATAGGGGCCCTATGCAGTCGAGCACCTTGCTCTCTGACATTCAATCTTAGGGGCGCTGTCCAGTCGAGCACCTTGCTCTCTGTGCAATTGAGCACCTGGCTCACGCGCAGAGCACTCTGAAAACAGAGAAAACTAAACTGTGAAATCTTTGACAGGTTCATATTCTGCCAAAAGAAATGCTGGGAAAATCAACATTCGAGCTGGCAACTACACTACTAAGATGGTTTAAGCTACCAACAGTAGACAAAATACTGTTGTTTCTTGCAAGCATATTGCTAGGAAACACAGAGAAATATGGTATGAAAAGACCAGAAGTAGGTCCATTGGAATTAAAGAGTACAGAGGGGAAAACCCCAGTGTTGGACTTAGGAACATTTGGAAAAATCAAATCTGGAAAGATTAAGGTTGTTCCTGGTATCAAGAGATTTTCTAGGGGTAAAGTCGCCTTCGTTGATGGTC
This genomic interval carries:
- the LOC130818033 gene encoding probable indole-3-pyruvate monooxygenase YUCCA5 produces the protein MDKVFNSAAFIAKTTSANHDEFLARRCVWVNGPVIVGAGPSGLAVAAGLKEQGVPYIVLERANCIASLWQSRTYDRLKLHLPKQFCQLPKFPFPDEYPEYPSKDQFINYLESYAKHFDIQPQFNESVQSAEYDETCGLWRIRTALGNDQSTNKREVEYICRWIVVATGENAEKVVPKFFGFHEFGGDIIHACEYKSGEKYRGKKVLVVGCGNSGMEVSLDLCNYDATPFLCVRSSVHILPKEMLGKSTFELATTLLRWFKLPTVDKILLFLASILLGNTEKYGMKRPEVGPLELKSTEGKTPVLDLGTFGKIKSGKIKVVPGIKRFSRGKVAFVDGQILEIDSVVLATGYKSNVPSWLKESDFFSKNGFPKAPFPNGWKGNAGLYAAGFTRRGLSGASEDAIRVAEDIGKIWKEETKQRRRPAACHRRCISQF